In Lujinxingia sediminis, a single genomic region encodes these proteins:
- a CDS encoding metal ABC transporter substrate-binding protein, translating into MMTLNSHVLRMLLASIVALALQSGCERDTAPLDERPLVVATTTMLEDLTRELAGEDVRVVGLLSAGADPHIYQPRPADARQIAGSDLVVMNGLLLEGWMEGLVRHAGGERPILVVGESLETERLMSVDGAVDPHFWFDVALWREGGEDVAQALQELFEEGDARRAAIASRHADYDAELEALDAWVRTQLATVPREQRVLITSHDAFGYFGRAYELDVEAIQGLSTEQEASQRDVINMIEVVRKRNAPAVFMESSVAPGLIEQVARETGARISGPLYSDSLGPEQSGAHTYVKMVESNVRLITGALGGNPEAFKRRAKRTSSKDAREDGA; encoded by the coding sequence ATGATGACGTTGAACTCTCATGTTTTGCGCATGCTCCTCGCGTCGATTGTGGCTCTTGCTCTTCAAAGCGGTTGCGAGCGCGACACCGCGCCTCTCGACGAGCGCCCCCTGGTCGTGGCAACCACCACGATGCTCGAAGACCTCACGCGAGAACTCGCCGGTGAGGACGTTCGTGTGGTCGGACTGCTCTCTGCGGGGGCGGATCCGCATATCTACCAACCCCGTCCGGCCGACGCTCGCCAGATCGCCGGGAGTGATCTGGTGGTCATGAACGGACTCTTGCTCGAAGGCTGGATGGAGGGGCTGGTGCGACACGCCGGTGGCGAGCGTCCGATTCTCGTCGTCGGTGAGAGTCTTGAGACAGAGCGGCTGATGTCGGTAGACGGTGCGGTGGATCCGCACTTCTGGTTCGATGTGGCGCTGTGGCGAGAGGGGGGCGAAGACGTCGCTCAGGCGCTGCAAGAACTCTTTGAGGAGGGCGACGCGCGTCGCGCGGCCATTGCCTCACGTCACGCCGACTACGACGCGGAACTCGAAGCGCTCGATGCGTGGGTTCGCACTCAACTGGCGACTGTCCCCCGAGAGCAGCGGGTGCTCATCACCAGCCACGATGCTTTCGGCTATTTCGGGCGAGCGTACGAGCTGGACGTCGAAGCCATTCAGGGACTGAGCACCGAGCAGGAGGCCAGTCAGCGCGACGTCATTAATATGATCGAGGTGGTGCGCAAACGAAACGCCCCGGCGGTCTTTATGGAGTCTTCGGTGGCGCCCGGGCTTATTGAGCAGGTTGCTCGCGAGACGGGAGCTCGCATCAGCGGCCCGCTCTACTCCGACAGTCTCGGGCCAGAGCAGAGCGGGGCGCATACCTATGTCAAGATGGTGGAGTCGAACGTGCGGCTGATCACCGGGGCACTGGGCGGAAACCCGGAAGCCTTTAAACGTCGGGCGAAACGGACCTCCTCGAAGGATGCCCGGGAGGATGGCGCATGA
- a CDS encoding metal ABC transporter ATP-binding protein — translation MSSEDALRIQNLNLSYGTERVVENVNLRLKPGSLVGIVGPNGAGKSTLIKAIAGAKEPDSGTIVICGEKGRLGRKSLTYVPQRGEVDWDFPITAEEVVRQGRFAHVGLLRRFGGEDNAAVANALNAVAMTELRHRQIGELSGGQQQRVFLARALAQGGEVFLMDEPFAGVDAATEKAIVEVLRALRDAGKTVVVVHHDLVTVSDYFDDLVLLNRTIIAQGPTAEVFTPENMRETYGGNLAIFERRDVIAAVE, via the coding sequence ATGAGTTCTGAGGACGCGTTACGCATTCAAAATCTCAATCTTTCGTATGGCACCGAACGGGTCGTTGAGAACGTCAATTTAAGGCTGAAGCCCGGGAGCCTGGTCGGCATCGTCGGGCCCAATGGTGCAGGAAAGTCGACACTCATCAAGGCGATTGCCGGAGCCAAAGAGCCCGACAGTGGCACGATCGTCATCTGCGGTGAAAAGGGACGTCTCGGGAGAAAGAGCCTGACGTATGTGCCCCAGCGTGGCGAGGTCGACTGGGACTTTCCCATCACCGCCGAGGAGGTGGTGCGTCAGGGGCGTTTTGCGCATGTGGGCCTGCTTCGGCGCTTCGGCGGCGAGGACAACGCGGCTGTCGCCAACGCCCTGAATGCGGTGGCGATGACAGAGTTGAGGCATCGCCAGATTGGTGAACTCTCAGGCGGGCAGCAGCAGCGCGTCTTTCTCGCTAGAGCCCTGGCTCAGGGCGGAGAGGTGTTTCTGATGGATGAGCCTTTTGCCGGCGTCGATGCAGCCACAGAGAAAGCTATCGTGGAAGTGTTGCGGGCGTTACGTGATGCGGGAAAGACCGTGGTTGTCGTGCATCACGATCTGGTCACGGTGAGTGACTACTTCGACGATCTGGTGTTGCTAAACCGCACGATCATTGCCCAGGGACCGACTGCCGAGGTCTTCACTCCTGAGAACATGCGAGAGACCTATGGCGGCAACCTCGCGATCTTTGAGCGTCGCGATGTGATCGCAGCGGTGGAGTAG
- a CDS encoding metal ABC transporter permease, translating to MSFFMEPWQWGDWMWRGMLTLNLVAITCAVLGVFLYLRRMSLIADALAHVALPGIVMAFLVTGSLDGALMLGGAALVGLFTAVAIEWISRQPSVRSDAAIGVVFTALFALGVILLSTRVRDAHIDTHCLLYGDVLGVSDRALSLVAWSTPVVLGLVAIFYRWLAVSSFDARFALAMGVPVAALNYGLMSAVTVTAVAGFEAVGAVLVIALIIVPAATAHLLARSLKAMLAISIGHGILASWAGMYLAIGLNISAAGAVVVAGGALYALAFLFAPEHGRFWRWRRRSLATAGQRQPLSPSG from the coding sequence ATGAGCTTCTTTATGGAGCCCTGGCAGTGGGGCGACTGGATGTGGCGGGGCATGCTCACGCTGAATCTGGTGGCGATCACCTGCGCGGTGTTGGGCGTCTTTTTGTATCTCCGCCGTATGAGCCTTATTGCCGATGCGCTGGCCCACGTGGCGCTCCCGGGCATTGTGATGGCCTTTCTGGTCACGGGTTCTCTCGATGGAGCGTTGATGCTGGGAGGCGCTGCGCTGGTGGGGTTGTTTACGGCGGTGGCCATCGAGTGGATCAGTCGCCAGCCCTCGGTGCGCAGCGACGCGGCGATTGGCGTGGTCTTTACCGCGCTCTTCGCATTGGGCGTGATTTTGCTATCCACCCGGGTGCGCGACGCGCATATCGATACCCATTGCTTGCTCTACGGAGACGTGCTCGGTGTCAGTGATCGCGCGCTGAGCCTGGTGGCCTGGAGTACGCCGGTGGTTCTGGGACTGGTGGCGATCTTCTATCGCTGGCTGGCCGTGAGTAGCTTCGATGCGCGCTTTGCACTGGCGATGGGCGTGCCGGTAGCCGCCCTGAACTACGGTTTGATGAGTGCGGTGACGGTCACGGCCGTGGCGGGATTTGAAGCGGTCGGTGCGGTTCTGGTCATCGCGCTGATCATTGTTCCGGCTGCCACGGCACACCTGCTGGCTCGCAGCCTTAAGGCGATGCTGGCGATCAGCATCGGCCACGGGATCCTGGCCAGCTGGGCCGGTATGTACCTGGCCATCGGCCTCAATATCTCGGCAGCCGGAGCGGTGGTCGTCGCCGGAGGGGCACTCTACGCGCTGGCCTTTCTCTTCGCCCCGGAGCATGGTCGCTTCTGGCGCTGGCGGCGGCGCTCGCTGGCAACCGCCGGGCAGCGCCAGCCCTTGTCGCCATCGGGGTGA
- a CDS encoding metal ABC transporter permease — protein MEPGSTEIFWSRATEFFSLQYDFALYALLAAVLVGVICGLVGTFMVLRGMSLVGDAAGHATLPGVAIAFLLTGTKSAPALLLGALISAVLGAMTITWISRGPRVRADAAIGIVLSTFFGLGIVLLSYIQTSPTGQQAGLSEYLFGNAAAVTPAQIGVVALAGALLVVLVGVFYRPLSLMVFDERFAQSLGLPTHWLELGLMSALAMAVVLSIQAVGVILVAAMLIIPPSAARFLSKKLSGVMMASVAMGGVSGALGAMFSYVYEGVATGPAMVLVAVFFFSLALVFGPVGGAVPRALRRRHARRSALLRGSR, from the coding sequence ATGGAACCGGGCAGTACCGAGATCTTCTGGAGTCGCGCCACCGAGTTCTTTTCGTTGCAGTACGACTTCGCGCTCTATGCGTTGCTTGCGGCGGTGCTCGTCGGGGTGATCTGCGGGTTGGTGGGCACCTTTATGGTGCTGCGGGGCATGTCGCTTGTGGGTGATGCCGCCGGACACGCCACGCTGCCCGGGGTCGCCATCGCCTTTCTGCTCACGGGCACTAAGAGCGCGCCAGCGTTACTTCTGGGGGCGCTGATAAGCGCGGTGCTCGGCGCGATGACGATTACCTGGATAAGCCGGGGGCCGCGCGTGCGCGCCGATGCGGCAATCGGCATTGTGCTCTCGACGTTTTTTGGCCTGGGCATTGTGCTGCTCTCCTACATTCAGACCTCACCCACCGGGCAACAGGCCGGGCTCTCGGAGTATCTCTTTGGCAACGCTGCGGCAGTTACTCCGGCGCAGATCGGGGTGGTCGCCCTGGCTGGCGCACTGCTCGTCGTGCTTGTGGGGGTGTTCTATCGACCGCTCTCGCTGATGGTCTTTGATGAGCGCTTTGCTCAATCGCTGGGGTTGCCGACCCACTGGCTGGAGTTGGGGTTGATGTCCGCTCTGGCTATGGCTGTGGTCCTCTCCATTCAGGCGGTCGGGGTGATTCTGGTGGCGGCGATGTTGATCATCCCTCCCTCTGCGGCGCGCTTTCTCTCAAAGAAGCTCTCCGGGGTGATGATGGCTTCCGTGGCTATGGGGGGCGTCAGCGGAGCTCTGGGGGCGATGTTCTCCTACGTGTATGAGGGCGTGGCGACAGGCCCTGCGATGGTGCTGGTGGCGGTCTTTTTCTTCTCGCTGGCGCTGGTCTTCGGCCCGGTTGGAGGGGCCGTGCCCCGGGCGCTTCGCCGACGACATGCTCGCCGGAGTGCGTTGCTACGAGGTTCGCGATGA